Proteins from a genomic interval of Tenacibaculum sp. SZ-18:
- a CDS encoding NAD(P)/FAD-dependent oxidoreductase, which yields MNQLSYWEIKQWFQQVDFTIVGSGIVGLNCALNLKKNHPNAKVLVLEKGTLPQGASTKNAGFACFGSLSELIDDLNSHSEEEVISLVKRRWEGLQFLRQNLGDDKIDFQQNNGYELFDDKDLYHECLLRKDEINKLLSSIFKEDVFSECNNIYNFKNIEENYIVNNFEGQIDTGKMMFHLVKKCQEIGVSILNNITVLNFEDEGNHVTIETDEATFTTNKLLITTNGFSKHLISEEVKPARAQVLITKRIDNLPIKGTFHLDKGYYYFRNIDNRILFGGGRNLDFKAEETTDFSLTEIVQNKLEELLRTTILPNSNFEIEHRWSGIMGVGNQKKSIVKPISDNVFCGVRLGGMGVAIGSLVGKELAELL from the coding sequence ATGAATCAATTAAGTTATTGGGAAATTAAGCAATGGTTTCAACAAGTTGATTTTACCATTGTAGGAAGCGGAATTGTTGGGTTGAATTGCGCTTTAAACTTGAAAAAGAACCATCCAAATGCTAAAGTTTTAGTATTAGAAAAAGGAACATTACCTCAAGGAGCGAGTACTAAAAATGCAGGTTTTGCTTGTTTTGGAAGTTTATCAGAGTTAATAGACGATTTGAATTCTCATTCTGAAGAAGAAGTTATAAGTTTAGTTAAAAGAAGATGGGAAGGTTTACAATTTTTACGTCAGAATTTAGGAGATGATAAAATAGATTTTCAACAGAATAATGGATACGAATTGTTTGATGATAAAGATTTGTATCATGAATGTTTGTTAAGAAAAGATGAGATTAATAAACTTTTGTCATCAATCTTTAAAGAAGATGTTTTTTCGGAATGTAATAATATTTACAACTTTAAAAATATAGAGGAAAATTACATTGTAAATAACTTTGAAGGTCAAATTGATACTGGAAAAATGATGTTTCATTTAGTAAAGAAATGTCAAGAAATTGGTGTCTCAATTTTGAATAACATAACAGTTTTAAATTTCGAAGACGAAGGTAATCATGTTACTATAGAAACAGATGAAGCTACTTTTACAACGAATAAATTATTAATAACTACTAACGGATTTTCAAAACATTTGATAAGTGAAGAGGTTAAACCGGCAAGAGCTCAGGTGTTAATAACTAAGCGCATCGATAATTTACCTATTAAAGGAACTTTTCATTTAGATAAAGGTTATTATTATTTCAGAAATATTGATAATAGAATTCTATTTGGTGGTGGAAGAAATTTAGATTTTAAAGCAGAAGAAACAACCGATTTTTCATTAACTGAAATAGTTCAAAATAAGCTAGAAGAATTATTAAGAACGACAATTTTACCAAATTCAAATTTTGAAATTGAACATAGATGGAGCGGAATTATGGGTGTTGGAAATCAAAAGAAAAGTATTGTAAAACCAATTTCAGATAATGTTTTCTGCGGAGTTCGATTAGGAGGAATGGGAGTTGCAATTGGAAGTTTGGTAGGTAAAGAATTAG
- a CDS encoding Abi family protein — protein MGIIATNFNEQIELLKSRGMELDYSEEKVKEFLLDIGYYRLGFYWNPFEIDNKHNFQKGTKFSDIIKLYYLDVDLRNLLSRYINRIEINFRAKIIYYVSNKFKGSPTWFFDPAIMMASFVSQPEKYYNSKFISNNKPIKMHHRKYINDKYAPAWKTLEFFTFGTILTIYQNIKDEGIKGRISNVYGVRDVKKFINLMSNTLLIRNLCAHGDIMFDFRAPKGLSVIPDITFNKGDRNSLDASIKVILYFLGKISINRQNDLGKELQVLFDKFNKNENLKKIIKEKINYLDI, from the coding sequence ATGGGTATAATTGCTACTAATTTTAATGAACAAATAGAGCTTTTGAAGAGTCGAGGAATGGAATTAGATTATTCAGAAGAAAAAGTAAAAGAGTTTCTTTTGGATATTGGTTATTATCGTCTAGGATTTTATTGGAATCCGTTTGAAATTGATAATAAACATAATTTTCAAAAAGGAACTAAATTCTCGGATATTATTAAATTGTATTATTTAGATGTAGATTTAAGAAATTTATTATCCAGATATATTAATAGGATCGAGATAAACTTCAGAGCTAAAATTATTTATTATGTATCAAATAAATTTAAAGGTTCACCAACTTGGTTTTTTGATCCTGCAATAATGATGGCTTCTTTTGTTTCTCAACCCGAAAAGTATTATAATTCTAAGTTTATTAGTAATAATAAACCAATTAAAATGCATCACAGAAAGTATATAAATGATAAGTATGCACCAGCATGGAAAACTCTTGAATTTTTCACTTTTGGTACTATACTAACAATATATCAAAACATTAAAGATGAAGGAATAAAAGGAAGAATATCAAATGTTTATGGAGTTAGGGATGTTAAAAAATTCATCAATCTGATGTCAAACACATTGTTAATTAGAAACTTATGTGCTCATGGTGATATAATGTTTGACTTCAGGGCTCCAAAAGGATTATCAGTAATACCCGATATTACATTTAATAAAGGAGATAGAAATTCATTAGATGCAAGTATTAAAGTTATTTTATATTTTCTAGGTAAAATTTCTATTAATAGGCAAAACGATTTAGGAAAAGAACTACAAGTTCTATTT